The following are encoded in a window of Arthrobacter sp. NicSoilB4 genomic DNA:
- a CDS encoding HAD-IA family hydrolase — MTEASNSTPSSWTTASAILFDLDGVLTPTAIVHERAWQELFDGFLATVPEAPGYRESDYFDHIDGKPRFDGVRDFLASRNIVLPEGPLDDDPAHDTVHGLGNRKNKVFNDIVEAGGVKPYEGSVRFIDAALARGLKVAVVSSSRNAPAVLKAAGLSDYFPVVVDGVVAVAEGLPGKPSPATYEYAARLLSLPSEDCVVVEDAVSGVQAGKAGRFHSVIGVDRGAGRETLLAAGATLVVNDLDELL, encoded by the coding sequence ATGACTGAAGCTTCCAACAGCACACCGTCGAGCTGGACCACTGCCTCCGCCATCCTCTTTGACCTCGACGGCGTCCTGACGCCCACCGCGATCGTGCACGAGCGTGCATGGCAGGAACTCTTCGACGGTTTCCTCGCGACCGTCCCCGAGGCGCCCGGCTACCGCGAAAGCGACTACTTCGACCACATCGACGGCAAGCCGCGCTTCGACGGCGTCCGCGACTTCCTGGCCTCCCGCAACATCGTGCTGCCGGAGGGCCCGCTGGATGACGACCCGGCGCACGACACCGTCCACGGCCTGGGCAACCGCAAGAACAAGGTTTTCAACGACATCGTCGAGGCTGGCGGCGTCAAGCCCTACGAAGGCTCCGTGCGGTTCATCGACGCCGCGCTGGCCCGCGGGCTCAAGGTCGCCGTCGTCTCCTCCTCCCGGAATGCCCCGGCCGTCCTTAAGGCCGCCGGGCTCTCGGACTACTTCCCGGTGGTGGTCGACGGCGTCGTCGCCGTCGCCGAAGGGCTGCCCGGCAAGCCCAGCCCGGCAACCTACGAGTACGCCGCCCGGCTGCTCAGCCTGCCCAGCGAGGACTGCGTCGTCGTCGAGGACGCCGTCTCCGGGGTCCAGGCCGGGAAGGCGGGTAGGTTCCACTCGGTGATCGGCGTGGACCGTGGCGCCGGCCGGGAGACCCTGCTGGCCGCGGGAGCCACCCTCGTGGTCAACGACCTCGACGAGCTTCTCTAG
- a CDS encoding glycosyl hydrolase family 65 protein, which yields MALITSDRARFPNDPWQLVETVHLPGNAGTLETLFSLGNGHLGIRGAHWAAADAELPGSFINGFHETWDIKHAENAYGFARTGQRILYIPDANNFTVIIDGETLSLDESTVLDYRRSVDFATGVYECRITWQCRSGATVTTTERRAVGYQSRGALGISLELAADRDVSADVTSSVINRQDQPVEDHSAHDPRRAGRHAGRVLLPVRLDGGDGSLRLSWETAESKQRIGLAVDHWTNAGVQPFDTQVHEDDSSVRYVLAVGADEPFVLEKSVSYAVGQSSADLADDAEAGLRPLADVFAESAAHYRDYWATSDIVLAGQTELQQAVRWNLFQLAQATACANVAGIPAKGVSGSGYDGHYFWDQEVYLMPYLTYTSPGSARQVLEFRHEMLPDAKIRAKELSVDGALFPWRTINGLEASAYYAAGTAQFHIAAAIAFATNRYIWASGDQAFRETLGSELLIETARMWASLGFFGKDGLFHIHGVTGPDEYTAVVNDNLYTNVMARFNLRAAAALDHPEIDDAEREFWEQAANRMQLPYDEDLQVHSQDNDFMTLEPWDWSTPRSKYPLLLHFHPLVIYRHQVLKQADSVLAMFLQWQDFTAEEKRRAFDFYDPITTGDSTLSACVQGIMAAEVGYGGAALDHFTHALFIDLDDTHGNTIDGVHIASTGGVWSSLVSGFAGLRDQGAVPYFDPRLPAEWDGLSFHLKIQGRLLQIELEQGAITLAVRQGAPLEIDVRGELLTVDGDPARVQLAPVAAPEPTIFPSGLPTSSIPIVRAAV from the coding sequence ATGGCACTTATTACCTCGGACCGCGCACGGTTCCCCAACGACCCCTGGCAGCTCGTTGAGACCGTCCACCTCCCCGGCAACGCCGGGACGCTGGAGACGCTCTTCAGCCTGGGCAACGGCCACCTCGGCATCCGCGGTGCCCACTGGGCAGCCGCCGACGCCGAGCTGCCGGGCAGCTTCATCAACGGCTTCCACGAAACCTGGGACATCAAGCACGCGGAGAACGCCTACGGATTCGCCCGCACCGGCCAGCGGATCCTCTACATCCCGGACGCGAACAACTTCACGGTGATCATCGACGGCGAAACCCTGAGCCTGGACGAATCCACCGTGCTGGACTACCGCCGGAGCGTCGACTTCGCCACTGGCGTCTACGAATGCCGGATCACCTGGCAGTGCCGCTCCGGTGCCACCGTGACCACCACTGAACGCCGCGCCGTCGGGTACCAGTCCCGCGGTGCGCTCGGCATCTCGCTGGAACTTGCCGCGGACCGGGACGTCTCGGCAGACGTGACCTCCTCGGTGATCAACCGCCAGGACCAGCCGGTCGAGGACCACTCGGCCCATGACCCGCGCCGTGCCGGCCGCCACGCCGGGCGTGTGCTGCTGCCGGTGCGGCTCGACGGCGGCGACGGCTCGCTGCGCCTGTCCTGGGAGACCGCCGAATCCAAGCAGCGCATCGGCCTGGCCGTTGACCACTGGACGAACGCCGGCGTGCAGCCCTTCGACACCCAGGTGCACGAGGACGACAGCAGCGTCCGCTACGTCCTGGCCGTCGGCGCCGACGAGCCGTTCGTGCTGGAGAAGAGCGTCAGCTACGCCGTCGGGCAGTCCTCCGCGGACCTGGCCGACGACGCCGAAGCCGGCCTCAGGCCGCTCGCGGACGTCTTCGCCGAAAGCGCCGCGCACTACCGCGACTACTGGGCCACGAGCGACATCGTCCTCGCCGGGCAGACCGAACTCCAGCAGGCCGTCCGCTGGAACCTCTTCCAGCTCGCCCAGGCCACTGCCTGTGCCAACGTCGCCGGCATCCCGGCCAAGGGCGTGTCCGGCTCGGGCTACGACGGGCACTACTTCTGGGACCAGGAGGTGTACCTCATGCCCTACCTGACGTACACGAGCCCGGGCAGCGCCCGCCAGGTCCTCGAGTTCCGCCACGAGATGCTGCCCGACGCCAAGATCCGCGCCAAGGAGCTGAGCGTGGACGGCGCACTTTTCCCCTGGCGCACCATCAACGGGCTCGAGGCCAGCGCCTACTATGCCGCCGGCACGGCCCAGTTCCACATCGCCGCGGCGATCGCCTTCGCAACCAACCGCTACATCTGGGCCAGCGGCGACCAGGCGTTCCGGGAAACCCTCGGCTCCGAACTGCTGATCGAGACCGCCCGGATGTGGGCCTCACTGGGCTTCTTCGGCAAGGACGGGCTCTTCCACATCCACGGCGTCACCGGTCCGGATGAGTACACCGCCGTCGTCAACGACAACCTGTACACCAACGTCATGGCCCGGTTTAACCTGCGTGCCGCGGCCGCGCTGGACCACCCGGAGATCGACGACGCCGAACGCGAGTTCTGGGAGCAGGCCGCCAACCGGATGCAGCTGCCTTATGACGAGGACCTCCAGGTGCACTCGCAGGACAACGACTTCATGACCCTGGAGCCGTGGGACTGGAGCACGCCGCGGTCCAAGTACCCGCTGCTGCTGCACTTCCACCCGCTGGTGATCTACCGGCACCAGGTCCTCAAGCAGGCGGACAGCGTGCTGGCCATGTTCCTGCAGTGGCAGGACTTCACCGCGGAGGAGAAGCGCCGCGCCTTCGACTTCTACGACCCCATCACCACCGGGGATTCCACGCTGTCCGCCTGCGTGCAGGGCATCATGGCGGCCGAGGTCGGCTACGGCGGGGCCGCGCTGGACCACTTCACCCACGCCTTGTTCATCGACCTGGACGACACGCACGGCAACACGATCGACGGCGTCCACATCGCCTCCACCGGCGGGGTCTGGAGCTCGCTGGTCAGCGGCTTCGCCGGCCTGCGGGACCAGGGCGCGGTGCCGTACTTCGACCCGCGGCTGCCCGCCGAATGGGACGGGCTGTCCTTCCACCTGAAGATCCAGGGCCGGCTCCTGCAGATCGAGCTGGAACAGGGCGCCATCACCCTGGCCGTGCGTCAGGGCGCGCCGCTGGAGATCGATGTGCGCGGGGAACTGCTCACGGTCGACGGCGACCCGGCCCGGGTGCAGCTGGCCCCGGTCGCGGCGCCCGAGCCCACCATCTTCCCGAGCGGACTCCCGACGTCGTCAATCCCGATCGTGCGCGCGGCGGTCTGA
- a CDS encoding MFS transporter, whose amino-acid sequence MRSLRAFRPFVHREYRVLIAALAISIFGSGMWAVAMVYEVIHLGGGPLELSLVAAAGSVGLVAFLLAGGIAADRFAQRLLIIAVEGVNLAVIASISGLAMLGWLQLWHLALGAFVLGVGAAFFFPAYSAILPRILPPEDLLAANGMEGTMRPILQQAAGPAVAGILVASLSPAHAVTGVAACHLLAFCILNLLGRQPLPQADGAQATEGGAGPVPRAKTSVLHDLREGVSYTARTPWLLWTLLWACISVLFLIGPIEVLLPFVVRDQLGGDSRMFGFLLAVMGVGGAAASLATASFPLPRRYLTVMMVSWGAGTLPLAAVGIMDSFWALAAALFIFGATGGMGMVIWGTLLQRRVPPHLLGRVSSLDFFVSLALMPVSMALAGPAAEVLPVGLIFLVAGTVCPVMAVVAMIAARMRADEEAHPLEDGRESTESTSASNAGSLSAHVGGDDGP is encoded by the coding sequence ATGCGTTCACTGAGGGCCTTCCGTCCGTTTGTGCACCGGGAATACCGTGTGCTGATTGCGGCCCTGGCCATCTCCATTTTCGGCTCCGGAATGTGGGCCGTGGCCATGGTCTACGAGGTGATCCATCTGGGCGGGGGCCCGCTGGAGCTCTCCCTCGTGGCGGCAGCGGGCAGTGTGGGCCTCGTCGCGTTCCTGCTGGCGGGCGGCATCGCTGCGGACCGGTTCGCGCAACGGCTGCTGATCATCGCGGTGGAGGGCGTCAACCTTGCCGTCATCGCCAGCATCAGCGGACTGGCCATGCTGGGCTGGCTGCAGCTCTGGCATCTGGCGCTCGGCGCTTTTGTCCTGGGCGTCGGGGCCGCGTTCTTCTTCCCGGCCTACTCCGCCATCCTGCCCAGGATCCTGCCGCCGGAGGACCTGCTCGCCGCCAACGGCATGGAAGGGACCATGCGGCCCATCCTGCAGCAGGCCGCCGGACCCGCCGTCGCGGGCATCCTGGTCGCCTCCCTGTCCCCCGCGCACGCCGTGACGGGGGTGGCGGCCTGCCACCTGCTGGCGTTCTGCATCCTCAACCTCCTCGGGCGCCAGCCCCTCCCGCAGGCGGACGGGGCGCAGGCCACTGAGGGCGGCGCCGGTCCGGTCCCGCGCGCCAAGACATCCGTGCTCCACGACCTCCGCGAGGGCGTCAGCTACACGGCCCGCACGCCTTGGCTGCTGTGGACCCTGCTGTGGGCCTGCATCTCGGTGCTGTTCCTGATCGGCCCCATCGAGGTGCTCCTGCCGTTCGTGGTCCGCGACCAGCTGGGCGGCGACTCGCGCATGTTCGGCTTCCTGCTCGCGGTCATGGGCGTCGGCGGCGCCGCAGCCTCGCTGGCCACGGCCTCGTTCCCGCTTCCGCGCCGCTACCTCACCGTGATGATGGTGAGCTGGGGCGCCGGCACCCTGCCGCTCGCCGCCGTCGGCATCATGGACAGCTTCTGGGCGCTGGCGGCCGCCCTGTTCATCTTCGGGGCCACCGGGGGCATGGGCATGGTCATTTGGGGCACGCTCCTGCAGCGCCGCGTGCCGCCGCACCTGCTGGGCCGGGTTTCCAGCCTGGACTTCTTCGTGTCGCTGGCGCTCATGCCGGTCTCCATGGCCCTCGCCGGCCCGGCCGCCGAGGTGCTGCCCGTCGGGCTGATCTTCCTGGTCGCAGGTACCGTGTGCCCGGTCATGGCCGTCGTCGCCATGATCGCTGCGCGGATGCGGGCCGACGAAGAAGCCCACCCCCTGGAGGACGGCCGTGAGAGCACCGAAAGCACAAGCGCAAGCAACGCGGGGTCACTTAGCGCCCATGTCGGTGGGGACGATGGGCCGTAG
- a CDS encoding 5-oxoprolinase subunit PxpA, whose translation MDLNADLGESFGTWTMGDDSAMLPLVTSASVACGLHAGDPVTMLDTCREAYELDVRVGAHLGYPDLAGFGLRAMDITFDDLFGAVLYQLGALDGVAHAVGASVDYVKLHGALYDRTVRDAEQASAVVAAIQAYDPGLPILGLEGSALLGIAREAGNPVFHEAFADRAYLPDGTLVPRTEEESVIEDPEEIVERAVRLALKGEVLAVDGTVVTLTLHSLCLHSDTPGSVAVAAAVRAALEKAGVELESFA comes from the coding sequence TTGGATCTGAACGCTGATCTGGGGGAGTCCTTCGGGACCTGGACCATGGGCGACGACTCAGCGATGCTCCCGCTGGTCACGAGCGCCAGCGTGGCCTGCGGGCTGCACGCCGGGGACCCCGTGACCATGCTGGACACCTGCCGTGAAGCCTACGAGCTCGACGTCCGCGTGGGCGCCCACCTCGGCTATCCGGACCTAGCCGGCTTCGGCCTTCGGGCCATGGACATCACCTTCGATGACCTCTTCGGCGCCGTGCTGTACCAGCTGGGCGCCCTGGACGGGGTGGCGCACGCCGTCGGCGCCTCGGTGGACTACGTCAAGCTGCACGGCGCGCTCTACGACCGGACCGTGCGCGACGCCGAGCAGGCCTCCGCGGTCGTCGCCGCCATCCAGGCCTACGATCCGGGCCTTCCCATCCTGGGCCTGGAGGGTTCCGCCCTGCTCGGGATCGCCCGGGAAGCGGGCAACCCGGTGTTCCATGAAGCCTTCGCCGACCGGGCCTACCTCCCGGACGGCACGCTGGTGCCGCGCACGGAGGAGGAATCCGTGATTGAAGACCCCGAGGAGATCGTCGAGCGGGCCGTTCGACTGGCCCTCAAAGGCGAAGTCCTGGCGGTCGACGGCACGGTGGTCACACTGACGCTGCATTCCCTGTGCCTGCACAGCGACACACCGGGCTCGGTGGCCGTGGCCGCCGCCGTCCGCGCCGCGCTGGAGAAGGCAGGCGTCGAGCTGGAGTCCTTCGCTTAG
- a CDS encoding nitrate reductase subunit alpha gives MTAGGAAGLDGPASDAMLKLGRFFTKWDQTEDGRAVFREGGRKGDIFYRDRWSHDKVVRSTHGVNCTGSCSWKVYVKDGIITWESQQTDYPSVGPDSPEYEPRGCPRGAAFSWYTYSPTRVRFPYARGVLVEMYREAKSRLGDPVLAFADVVGDPERRRRYQQARGKGGLVRVSWQEATEIAAAAHVNTIKNYGPDRCAGFSPIPAMSMVSHAVGTRFIQLIGGVMTSFYDWYADLPVASPQVFGDQTDVPESGDWWDARYLMMWGSNVPVTRTPDAHWMAEVRYRGTKVVTVSPDYADNTKFADEWLPAQAGTDAALAMAMGHVMLKEFFVERDVPFFSDYVRQYTDLPFLVRLERRDDGSLTPAKFLTAQDLPAESLAEDAAFRTVLFDKKAGRAAVPNGSLGFRYSGSGEGKWNLDLEGIDPALSLREVSGESAEILLPCFEDAGGAGSVLRRGVPVVEVEGQLVTTVFDLMLAQYGVGRDGLPGDWAAGYDDAATPYTPAWQEEITSVPAQACIRVAREFARNAEQSKGRSMIIMGAGICQWFHGDTTYRAVLALVMLTGCMGRNGGGWAHYVGQEKTRPVTGWLSLANALDWSRPPRTMIGTGYWYMHTDQWRQDGYSADALKSPLSTGALDGMHTADALAQSARLGWMPFYPQFDRNPLDLADEAEAAVAAGTAQDTPGYIADALKNRTLNPAIEDVDAPENWPRTLVLWRSNLFGSSAKGNEYFLRNLLGTHNNVLGKDHAEGLKPKDVKWHEQAPEGKLDLLVSADFRMTSTTLLSDVVFPAATWYEKHDLSSTDMHPFVHAFTPAIDPPWETKTDFDMFHLLAQEFSRQAKTHLGVRRDLVSVPLQHDTPGQLAQPGGIVRDWRDTSIPAVPGQNMPIFSVVERDYTAIADKLAAVGPLADKLGFTVKNVTYKLAGALDRLSRANGVMLGGAADGRPAIDTDAKMAEAILAFSGTTNGALSVQGFKDLEIRTGRKLADLSEGSEEKFITFAQTQAAPVPVITSPEWSGSETGGRRYAPFTINIERLKPFHTLTGRMHFFLDHDWIRDIGEALPIYRPPLDMHRLFGEPKLGQDGSMEVVVRYLTPHSKWSIHSEYQDNLLMLSLSRGGPTVWMSPADAESIQVRDNDWVECLNINGVLVARAIVSHRMPAGVVYVHHAQERTIDVPKSEATGRRGGIHNSVTRLLVKPSHLIGGYAQLAYAFNYLGPTGNQRDMVATVRRRSQEVQY, from the coding sequence ATGACTGCCGGAGGCGCCGCGGGGTTGGACGGACCCGCCTCGGATGCAATGTTGAAGCTGGGCCGATTCTTCACGAAATGGGACCAGACCGAGGACGGCAGGGCGGTGTTCCGGGAGGGCGGCCGCAAAGGCGACATCTTCTACCGGGACCGCTGGAGCCACGACAAGGTGGTCCGGTCAACGCACGGGGTGAACTGCACCGGCTCCTGCTCCTGGAAGGTGTACGTCAAGGACGGCATCATCACCTGGGAATCCCAGCAGACCGACTACCCCTCGGTGGGCCCGGACAGCCCGGAATACGAGCCGCGGGGCTGCCCGCGCGGGGCTGCCTTCTCCTGGTACACCTACTCGCCCACCCGGGTCCGGTTCCCCTACGCCCGCGGCGTCCTGGTCGAGATGTACCGCGAGGCCAAATCCCGACTGGGCGACCCGGTGCTGGCCTTCGCCGACGTCGTCGGGGATCCGGAACGGCGCCGCCGCTACCAGCAGGCCCGCGGCAAGGGCGGCCTGGTCCGCGTCTCCTGGCAGGAAGCGACCGAAATCGCGGCCGCCGCTCACGTGAACACCATCAAGAACTACGGGCCGGACCGCTGCGCCGGGTTCTCGCCGATCCCCGCGATGTCCATGGTCTCGCACGCCGTCGGAACCCGCTTCATCCAGCTGATCGGCGGGGTGATGACGTCCTTCTACGATTGGTACGCCGACCTCCCCGTGGCCAGCCCGCAGGTCTTCGGCGACCAGACCGACGTCCCGGAATCCGGCGACTGGTGGGACGCCCGCTACCTCATGATGTGGGGCTCCAACGTCCCCGTCACCCGCACCCCCGACGCGCACTGGATGGCCGAGGTCCGGTACCGCGGCACCAAGGTGGTCACAGTCAGCCCCGACTACGCGGACAACACCAAGTTCGCCGATGAATGGCTCCCCGCCCAGGCCGGAACCGACGCCGCGCTGGCCATGGCGATGGGGCACGTCATGCTCAAGGAATTCTTCGTCGAACGCGACGTGCCGTTCTTCTCCGACTACGTCCGCCAGTACACCGACCTGCCGTTCCTGGTCCGGCTGGAACGGCGCGACGACGGCTCGCTCACCCCGGCCAAGTTCCTCACCGCCCAGGACCTCCCGGCGGAGTCGCTGGCCGAGGACGCGGCGTTCCGCACCGTGCTGTTCGACAAGAAGGCCGGCCGGGCCGCCGTCCCCAACGGCTCCCTGGGTTTCCGCTACTCCGGCAGCGGCGAGGGCAAATGGAACCTGGACCTCGAGGGGATCGATCCCGCGCTGTCGCTGCGCGAGGTCTCCGGCGAAAGCGCCGAGATCCTGCTGCCGTGCTTCGAGGACGCCGGCGGGGCCGGCAGCGTGCTCCGGCGCGGCGTGCCGGTCGTGGAGGTGGAAGGCCAGCTGGTCACCACCGTGTTCGACCTCATGCTTGCCCAGTACGGCGTGGGCCGCGACGGGCTCCCGGGGGACTGGGCCGCGGGCTACGACGACGCCGCGACGCCCTACACCCCGGCCTGGCAGGAGGAAATCACGTCCGTTCCGGCGCAGGCCTGCATCCGCGTGGCCCGCGAATTCGCCCGGAACGCCGAACAGTCCAAAGGCCGGTCCATGATCATTATGGGCGCCGGGATCTGCCAGTGGTTCCACGGCGACACCACCTACCGGGCGGTCCTGGCGCTCGTGATGCTGACCGGCTGCATGGGCCGCAACGGCGGCGGCTGGGCGCACTACGTGGGCCAGGAAAAGACCCGGCCGGTGACCGGCTGGCTGTCCCTGGCCAACGCGCTGGACTGGTCCCGCCCGCCCCGGACCATGATCGGCACCGGCTATTGGTACATGCACACGGACCAGTGGCGGCAGGACGGCTACTCCGCGGACGCGCTGAAGTCCCCGCTCTCCACCGGGGCCCTGGACGGTATGCACACCGCGGACGCGCTGGCGCAGTCCGCCAGGCTCGGCTGGATGCCGTTCTACCCGCAGTTCGACCGCAACCCGCTGGACCTCGCGGACGAGGCGGAGGCCGCCGTCGCCGCCGGCACCGCGCAGGACACCCCCGGCTACATCGCGGACGCGCTGAAGAACCGCACCCTGAACCCCGCGATTGAGGACGTGGACGCCCCGGAAAACTGGCCGCGGACCCTGGTGCTGTGGCGCTCCAACCTGTTCGGCTCCTCGGCCAAGGGCAACGAATACTTCCTGCGGAACCTGCTGGGCACCCACAACAACGTCCTCGGCAAGGACCATGCCGAGGGGCTCAAGCCCAAGGACGTGAAATGGCACGAGCAGGCGCCGGAAGGGAAACTGGACCTGCTGGTTTCCGCGGACTTCCGGATGACCTCCACCACCCTGCTCTCCGACGTCGTGTTCCCGGCCGCCACCTGGTACGAGAAGCACGACCTGTCCTCCACCGACATGCACCCCTTTGTGCACGCCTTCACCCCGGCGATCGACCCGCCGTGGGAAACCAAAACCGACTTCGACATGTTCCACCTGCTGGCCCAGGAGTTCTCCCGTCAGGCCAAAACGCACCTTGGCGTCCGCCGGGACCTGGTCAGCGTGCCGCTGCAGCACGACACCCCCGGCCAGCTCGCCCAGCCCGGCGGGATCGTGCGGGACTGGCGGGACACGTCCATTCCCGCGGTGCCCGGGCAGAACATGCCCATTTTTTCGGTGGTGGAACGGGACTACACGGCCATCGCGGACAAGCTGGCCGCCGTCGGGCCGCTGGCCGACAAACTGGGCTTCACCGTCAAGAACGTCACCTACAAACTGGCCGGAGCGCTGGACCGGCTCAGCCGTGCCAACGGCGTGATGCTCGGCGGCGCCGCGGACGGCCGCCCCGCGATCGACACCGACGCGAAAATGGCCGAGGCCATCCTGGCCTTCTCCGGCACCACCAACGGCGCGCTGTCCGTCCAGGGCTTCAAGGACCTGGAAATCCGCACCGGGAGGAAACTGGCGGATCTCTCTGAGGGCTCCGAGGAAAAATTCATCACCTTCGCCCAGACCCAGGCCGCCCCCGTTCCGGTGATCACCTCTCCGGAATGGTCCGGCTCCGAGACCGGCGGGCGACGCTACGCGCCGTTCACCATCAACATCGAGCGGCTCAAGCCGTTCCACACCCTGACCGGCCGGATGCACTTCTTTCTTGACCACGACTGGATCCGGGACATCGGCGAGGCCCTGCCGATCTACCGGCCGCCGCTGGACATGCACCGGCTCTTCGGCGAACCCAAGCTCGGCCAGGACGGGTCCATGGAGGTGGTGGTCCGCTACCTGACCCCGCACTCCAAGTGGTCCATCCACTCCGAATACCAGGACAACCTGCTCATGCTCTCGCTGTCCCGCGGCGGGCCGACCGTCTGGATGAGCCCAGCCGACGCCGAGTCCATCCAGGTCAGGGACAACGACTGGGTGGAATGCCTGAACATCAACGGCGTCCTCGTGGCCCGCGCGATCGTCAGCCACCGGATGCCCGCCGGCGTGGTCTACGTCCACCACGCCCAGGAACGCACCATCGACGTGCCCAAGTCCGAGGCCACCGGCCGGCGCGGCGGCATCCACAACTCCGTCACCCGGCTGCTGGTCAAACCCTCGCACCTGATCGGCGGTTACGCACAGCTGGCCTACGCGTTCAACTACCTCGGCCCCACCGGAAACCAGCGAGACATGGTGGCCACCGTCAGGCGTCGTTCCCAGGAGGTGCAGTACTGA
- the narH gene encoding nitrate reductase subunit beta, which produces MRVMAQMGMVMNLDKCIGCHTCSVTCKQAWTNRAGTEYVWFNNVETRPGQGYPRRYEDQDKWQGGWVLNKRGKLVLKAGGRVKKMLGIFASPVQPELKDYYEPWTYDYKTLVDAPLGDDFPVARPKSLITGADTKITWSANWDDDLGGSAENGHLDPIVEKVRRESEDKIKFAYEQTFMFYLPRICEHCLNPSCMASCPSGAIYKRVEDGIVLVDQDKCRGWRQCVTGCPYKKIYFNHKTGKAEKCTFCYPRVEVGLPTVCSETCVGRLRYLGLFLYDADAVTAAAAVADPQELYDAQMDVLLDPNDPSVQADARAQGIPEDWIDAARRSPVYALAKVYKVALPLHPEYRTMPMVWYVPPLSPVVDLLRDQGHDGEDHGNLFGAIDALRIPVEYLAELFTAGDADRVTAVLKKLAAMRSFMRGISLGNDPDDSIPEAVGMDSQSMYEMYRLMAIAKYEERYVIPKAHVEQAHDLEEMGCSLDFEGGPGMQDSAPFGEASGRPVPVAVETFNALRDRQTSGSAPGETTLRGRVNLLNWDGTGAPSGLFPEKQPGAEPAGSAAAPPAGDQP; this is translated from the coding sequence ATGCGTGTCATGGCTCAAATGGGCATGGTCATGAACCTGGACAAATGCATCGGCTGCCACACCTGTTCCGTGACCTGCAAGCAGGCCTGGACCAACCGTGCGGGCACCGAATACGTCTGGTTCAACAATGTCGAGACCCGCCCCGGGCAGGGGTATCCGCGCCGCTACGAGGACCAGGACAAGTGGCAGGGCGGCTGGGTGCTGAACAAGCGCGGCAAGCTGGTCCTCAAGGCCGGGGGCCGGGTGAAGAAGATGCTCGGGATCTTCGCCAGCCCGGTCCAGCCAGAGCTCAAGGACTACTACGAGCCCTGGACCTATGACTACAAAACCCTTGTTGACGCGCCGCTGGGAGACGACTTCCCGGTGGCCCGGCCCAAGTCACTGATCACCGGGGCGGACACCAAGATCACCTGGTCCGCGAACTGGGACGACGACCTGGGCGGCTCCGCCGAGAACGGCCACCTGGACCCGATCGTGGAGAAGGTCCGGCGCGAATCCGAAGACAAGATCAAGTTCGCCTACGAGCAGACCTTCATGTTCTACCTCCCGCGGATCTGCGAGCACTGCCTGAACCCCTCCTGCATGGCCTCCTGTCCCTCCGGCGCCATCTACAAGCGCGTGGAGGACGGGATCGTCCTGGTGGACCAGGACAAGTGCCGCGGCTGGCGCCAGTGCGTCACCGGCTGCCCGTACAAAAAGATCTACTTCAACCACAAGACCGGCAAGGCCGAGAAGTGCACCTTCTGCTACCCGCGGGTGGAGGTGGGCCTGCCGACAGTCTGCTCCGAGACCTGCGTCGGACGGCTGCGGTACCTGGGCCTGTTCCTGTACGACGCCGACGCCGTCACCGCGGCGGCCGCCGTCGCGGACCCGCAGGAACTCTACGACGCCCAGATGGATGTGCTGCTGGACCCGAACGACCCTTCCGTCCAGGCCGACGCCCGGGCCCAGGGCATCCCGGAGGACTGGATCGACGCCGCCCGGCGCTCGCCGGTCTACGCCCTGGCCAAGGTCTACAAGGTGGCCCTGCCGCTGCACCCCGAATACCGGACCATGCCGATGGTCTGGTACGTGCCGCCGCTGTCCCCGGTGGTGGACCTGCTCCGCGACCAGGGGCACGACGGCGAGGATCACGGCAACCTGTTCGGCGCCATCGACGCGCTGCGCATACCGGTGGAATACCTCGCGGAACTCTTCACCGCCGGGGACGCCGACCGGGTCACCGCGGTGCTGAAGAAACTCGCGGCCATGCGCTCCTTTATGCGCGGCATCAGCCTCGGCAACGACCCCGACGACTCCATCCCCGAGGCCGTGGGGATGGACAGCCAGAGCATGTACGAGATGTACAGGCTGATGGCGATCGCGAAGTACGAGGAGCGCTACGTCATTCCCAAGGCCCACGTGGAACAGGCCCACGACCTCGAGGAGATGGGCTGCTCGCTGGACTTCGAGGGCGGGCCGGGCATGCAGGATTCGGCGCCGTTCGGCGAGGCCAGCGGCCGGCCGGTCCCGGTGGCGGTGGAAACCTTCAACGCCCTCCGCGACCGGCAGACCTCCGGTTCCGCGCCGGGTGAAACAACCCTGCGGGGCAGGGTTAATTTGCTGAACTGGGACGGCACGGGGGCACCCTCCGGGCTTTTTCCGGAGAAGCAACCTGGTGCGGAGCCCGCCGGCTCCGCAGCGGCCCCTCCGGCGGGGGACCAGCCGTGA